TCAGCAGTCTGGAGGTGCTGGCCGTCCTTCTGTCGGTCGCCGTAGCGCGAATGGTTGCCGAGGACGGCGAGTCGAACTGGCTTGAAGGTCTAATGCTGCTGGCGGTGTACGCGATTCTCGCCCTGACCTTCTTCTTCCTGCCGTCCCACCCGCATGTCCAGGAAGGACGCCATGCCACGCCGTCCTCCGCCGCTCCCAGCACCGACGACGGCCAGTTGATGGGTGGTGCGATCATCGGCCGTTGATCGGCCGGTCGACCTCCGTCGCGTCGTCTTCCTTATCCCCCGACGGAAGGCCAGCCCCCTCCGAAGAATCCGCTTCGCACCTGACGGTGTCGACCGCGTCGCGACATCCCATGCGGGATCTTTGATCGACTGGCGAGCGAGGAAGCCTCCATGCGAGGGAGGCGGTCATCTCCCGAAGCACCTCGCCGCCGCGAATTCCACGGGGCTGAGAATCCGGATCCGTCCCTCGTCGTGACGCGTATAATTTTTTCGAGAGTCCTTTGTGAGATTCGCGTTTGAGGCGACGAATCTTCTCACGAAGCAGTCGGTCGATCCACCGTGATCGATCCTTTGACTCGTTCCTGGGTCCGGTGCGAAAGGCGGCCCCAGGCTGTTTTGAGAGTGCGGTCTCATATCGTCACTTCGTGGTCGACCTGATTGTAGGTCGACGACGCGCGTTTACGTCGACACTCTGCGGTGCTGCGGGGCCACGATCATCGTGCTGGGCCCTGTCACGTCCGCATCCAAGCGTACATCTTGAGTTTTGTCGCGTCCCCTAAAGGGAGTCCATCATGCGCCGCCGGGGATTCACGCTGATCGAGTTGCTCGTGGTCATTGCCATCATCGCGGTTCTCATCGCCCTGTTGCTTCCCGCCGTTCAGGCGGCTCGCGAAGCCGCGCGCCGGGCTCAGTGCGTCAACAACATGAAGCAGCTCGGCCTGGGCCTGCACAATTACGAGAGCGCCCAGGGCTCGTTCCCGCCGGCCGAGTTCGTCCGGGTGAACTCGAACTGCTCGCCCTCGGCCCTGCTCATGATCCTGCCCAACATGGAACAATCGGCGTTGTACAACGCCTGCAATTTCTCGGCGACGTTCGCGACCGACGCGCCGTTCTGGAACAGCACCAGCTCCATGAATTCCACGGTGCAATTCACCGCCATCAACGTCTTCACCTGCCCGTCTGATTCATCGCGGATCACCTACGCCTACGGGACCAACAATTACCAGGCGGCGGCGGGGTCTGAGGCGGCCAGTTTCAAGAGCGCCAACGACCTCTTCTCGATCACAGTGGTTCCCAACTCGACCAACCTGGGCGTCTTCAATGGGATCGGCCAGGCCAACAAGATCAGCGCGATCACCGACGGCACGTCGAACACCGTCGGCTTCAGCGAGGTCATCCGAGGCATCGGCACCAGCGCCACGCTCGCCCTCGACCCGACCAACCCTAAAGGCTCGGTGATCGTGGGAACAACGGCCGCCTCGACGATTCCGCTCACCGACTACACGAACTGCAAGGCCCTGACGCCGACGACCTCGAACGTGGCCGGCGGCTTCCCGCTGGGCTCGACGTGGTGGTGGGGCCGCTCCGGCCAAACGCGGTTCTCGATGGTCATGCCCCCGAACTCCTACTCCTGCACGACGACCACTGGAACGAACACCGACAGCGACTACGGCTCGATCACGGCCACCAGCCGACACGCCGGCGGGGTGAACACCCTGATGATGGACGGCTCGGTCCG
The Paludisphaera rhizosphaerae DNA segment above includes these coding regions:
- a CDS encoding DUF1559 family PulG-like putative transporter, whose product is MRRRGFTLIELLVVIAIIAVLIALLLPAVQAAREAARRAQCVNNMKQLGLGLHNYESAQGSFPPAEFVRVNSNCSPSALLMILPNMEQSALYNACNFSATFATDAPFWNSTSSMNSTVQFTAINVFTCPSDSSRITYAYGTNNYQAAAGSEAASFKSANDLFSITVVPNSTNLGVFNGIGQANKISAITDGTSNTVGFSEVIRGIGTSATLALDPTNPKGSVIVGTTAASTIPLTDYTNCKALTPTTSNVAGGFPLGSTWWWGRSGQTRFSMVMPPNSYSCTTTTGTNTDSDYGSITATSRHAGGVNTLMMDGSVRFVKSSISNVTWWALGTRSGGEVVSADSF